Proteins from a single region of Proteiniborus ethanoligenes:
- a CDS encoding IS3 family transposase: GMIQSMSRVSRCIDNGPMEAFWGMLKSEMYYLRRFNSYSELETAIVDYIEYYNNHRYQRRLKCMTPIEYRNYLQNKVA; encoded by the coding sequence GGTATGATACAAAGCATGTCCAGAGTGTCAAGATGCATTGATAATGGACCTATGGAAGCATTCTGGGGCATGTTAAAATCTGAAATGTATTACCTTAGAAGATTCAATTCATACTCCGAATTAGAAACTGCTATTGTTGATTATATAGAGTATTACAATAATCATAGGTATCAAAGGCGATTAAAGTGTATGACACCAATAGAGTACAGAAATTACTTGCAGAATAAAGTTGCATAG